Part of the candidate division KSB1 bacterium genome is shown below.
ATTGGAATAACGACCAACATGCGTCATCTTCCTGGCATTTCGGAACTGAATACTCATTTAGTGATGTCGCGAAACTGCGTCTCGGCGTTAATGACGGTCAGTTCGCTTTTGGAGCAGGCGCCACATACGGCAACTTTCACCTTGATTATAATTTTGGAAAACTGTTCGATGCCGCTGATTTTTCTGTAAACCATCGATTCTCAATTACTTTCGATATCGGTAAGACCAAGACTGAGCTGATTAGAATAGCCCAGGAAGAGACGGAAATGGAATTTCGATTTCGTGCTGACAGGGAAGCCTGGTTTAAAGGAGAGCAGGAATTTAGCACCCGCATGCAGAAGGGCCGCGGTAAGTATTTTGCCAAAGACTATTTAGGGTCAGTAGTAGATTTTGACCGTGCAAAGGATGCAGCAGACTCACTCCTGGCAGTAGGCCAGCGCTTGCGGGGTGCCATAAGTGACGACCTCGAAGCCAACTTACGAGTGGAAACGGCTCTTTCTGCAGTCCAGGAAGCTCAGGCCATGTTAGATTCTGCAAATACAAAATACGATGTCCAAACCGAGGCCGAGTTTAAACGCATCGCATCTGAGGCCGCAAAATCGGAACGAGAGGACCGGCTGCGAAGATTTGTTCTGAGTCAGCGAAATAGAGGTACCGCCTTTTTTAAACAGAGTTTATTCGCGCGGGCAATCAGGGAGTGGCAGGCAGCATTGGCTGAGATTAACGGGTTTGACAACGGTGCGTTGCCCAACTGGACCGGCGAGATTAAAATACAGCTCGAGAATAATATTAAGATGGCCGGGACTCAACTCGAAGGGGACGTTCGACAAGCCATTAAAAAGGCGGATGCGTTGGCACGAAGAGGCCGGTATGTGCAGGCTTTGCAGGAGTTAAATAAGGTTTTGCGTACCGGCGTCTCTGAATCAGAGCGTAAGACGGTTGAGGGCAAGATAGCCAGGTTGCAGAGTCAGCTTAATTTCGATCAAAATTATGATGAAGGCGTGCGCGCTTATGCAAACAAACGATGGCAAAATGCAATGGATGCCCTTGAGCGGGCGCTTAACAACAGGCCAAATCATAAGAAAGCCAAGAAATACTTTGCGGATGCAAAAGCCAGGTCCCTGGCCACCATTAAACAAATGCCTCCCGGGGTCAGAATGAAGTTTTTACGTGGCGTCGAATTTTACCGTTCCGGTAAATATCAGGAGGCTCTAAGCATTCTGGAACAGGCGAATCAGGAGCAGCCTTTCAATAAAAACATCTTAGATCTTATCGATCGCACACTTCAAAAAATGAATGAACAATAGCGGGAAGCAAATTGTTTAAAGGCGTCGAAAAAGAACAATTAAAAGTTCCTGCACATATTGACTACCTTGGAGACCTGCGTGACTTTGTCGTCAGAATTGGCAGAAAGCACGGGTTCTCAGATAAGCACATCAATGCTTTCAAGTTGTCTGTCGATGAAGCAGCAACCAATATTATCCGTCATGCCTATCGCGAGAGCGATGATCAAGGACTGATCACCATCCGCGCGTTAGTTAAGAAAAACAGCCTGACACTTTCCTTAATTGATCAGGGTATTTATTTTGATCCGAAACGGGTAAAAAATCCCGATCTCAACCGGTACGTTGATATCGGCAAAAAAGGCGGCCTGGGCATTTTCATCATGCGCAAGCTGATGGATAAGATCGACTACCGAAAGACCGAAGAGGGAAATGAGCTCCGCATTACCAAGTTTTACCAAACACCGGAAAAAGGTAAAATACTCAGCGCAGTTTCCATTCCGTCTTCCATAAAGGTAAAGTATTTTTTACGGACCATCGCAATTATCACCTTGCTCATCACGCTGGGTTATCTTTATTTTTTTGTCAATTCTGACGATACTTTAATTTCCCAATTTATTGATGATGCGCGTTCAACAAATACTAATCTCATTAACCGTATTCGTGCGATCCCGCCAAAGACTTTTTTCCTGTTAACAGATGTTCCCCCAATTGAGGAAGAGTATAAAGAGCGAATTCTTCAAATATCTATTGTTGATAATACTATCGGGCGGATCGCTTACAGTTCAAATTTGAACGAGTATGATAAGCCTTTCTCCCGCCCGGATTCCGAACAGATCGAGGATAAGGTTTTCAAATATAAATTACCAAACGGAATAAGTGTCTATGAATTCGAAAACACCGTGCTGATAAAAGACACCGACGGCACGGAGATATTTAAAGGAACGTCACACATTTACTTTTCCTCAGAAAACACCCTGGCTCGCATAAGTTCCAAACGCCGTAATGACTTAAAGCTGGCGCTTTTTATTCTGGGCTTAAGTGGCGCCGGTGTCTTTCTGCTGATTTATGTTGTCATGAACCCGTTCCGCAAGCTGTCCGAGTGGGTTACAAACTTAGGCAGTGAGGGAATTGAAGATGATATCGATATTGATGCTTCTGGCGAATTAGGCGAGATCGCCAAAGCCTTTACCGATATTACCCATAAATTTCGTGAGTCTCAAAAGAACCTTGCTGATCAAGAGCGCCTTAAGAAAGAGATGCAGGTGGCCCAGGAGATTCAACAGACATTGCTGCCGATGGACTTCCCGGACCTGGATGGTTATGAGTTGTCCGCATATTACGAAGCCGCAAAAGAGGTCGGCGGCGATTACTATGACTTTGTTGAGGTCGATAAGGATACTTTAGGAATTGCCGTCGCTGACGTCTCCGGTAAAGGTGTTCCCGGGTCGTTGGTTATGGCCATGATCCGGCAGACCCTCCGAACTGAATCCCGGGGGTTGAAAGACGCTGCGGAAGTCCTTTCCCGGGTGAATTCGTTTATTGTTGATGATATCAAGAAAGGTATGTTCGTAACGGTCTTTTATTTGATTATTGACACAAAAACTCGCAGCCTTAATTATGCCAGCGCCGGCCACAACCCGATGATTTTATACCGCGCCAGCACCAAACAAACCTACTACCTCAATCCAAAGGGTTTTCCAATTGGTGTGCAACTGCCCGAAAAAGATTTCTTTAAGAAATATATTGAATCGGATACCATCAAGTTAGCCAAAGATGACATCCTGCTTGTCTACACAGATGGAATTACCGAGGCCATGAACTCAAAGCGAGAACTGTTTGGTGAAGAGCGGCTACAGAAGGCTTTACATAAGTATGGTCATTTAGATGCGGCAGAGTTTGTTGAAAAATTGAAAGACAGTATCTATTCATTCACCGAAGGCAATCCGCAGTACGACGATATCACCCTGGTTGCGATTAAGGAAAAATCAACCCTGGAAGAAGCTGAGCTGAGACGGGCAAAGGAAGCATATCAGTTAATATCCGATGGCATGAGTATTCGTGAAGCCTGTGAAACGGTGAACATGACCACGTATGCTTATTACAATAAGTATAAGAAAGTATTTGATGAAGAAGGCACTGATGCATTCGAGATTACAGATGAGACTATATCTGTAGAAGCCAAGCATGCAAGTATTGAAGAGAAGACCAAAATATTTGATATTATCGCGAATCATCCTGAATTTGGCGCAGGCCGTATAAGAGAAGAGCTCAACACGGAAAAATATAATTTTACCGAGATGACTGAGAAAAGGATTTACGACGAGCTCGTTAGAAACAGGCTGAACACCCGTCAGCTTAGAGAGGCCTTTGTCAACAAAGCGGCCAAAGGCAAGAGAAGATTGAAACCTCCGGGCACACCGCTTATGACGCTCGATGGCAGGATAATTCTCAAGAAGCATGAAGAGCAGTCTCCATCCGCCCGCCCGTTACAAGTCATCGATGAACTGAAGGAGACTTCAGATAAATCACAGGTATTGCCGGAAAATGGACCCGGCACCTCTCCGGTAGGAGATATTCCCAAGGAAGCGCCACAGGAAAATCGGGATCAGGCTCCTGCTGATAGCGCGAGTTCGAATCTTGAGTTTGATTCTTTGCTTGTGCCTTCCATTGACGAATATCTTTCTCAAGGTGGTTCGGATGAAATTGAGGAGCCCCCTGGTGATGTTGAGCAAGCTGAACAAACTGCTGATTCACCTTTGGACTCGAATCAAAGTGAGGAAACGCACGCCTCAATTGAGGAAATCCTCGACACCTCAACTCAAGAATCATTTTCTGATTTTTATGATGAACAAACGGAAGTTGGCCAATCAGAAATAGTAGAACCTGAATCTACTCCGTCGACAGTCGAATTTTCTTTTGAGGAACTTTTCGAGGGCGGCACCATCCTGTCGGAGCAAGGTTTTGATTCGAAAGATGAACAAGCTCCCAAAATAGAAGATTCTGAGTTTGAAGAAGGGCCGGCCGGGGAGCTCCAGGAGCCGGAAACTGAAGATGAAAAGGTTTCAGTGACAGCTTCGTCTATTGATGAGTTACTCACTCATGAAACGGAAACCGTTATGGAAGAGACAGCGTCGGAAACCGGTGATGAATTAGAGCCGGAGTTCGAGCAAGCTAAATCTGTTCCCGTGGACGAGGAGAATGTTTCCTTTTCAGATTTGATTCAGGCTTTAGATGATGAAATTGTTTATGTCTCTGAGGCCCCGAATTCAAACTCCGGCAAAATGCTGACTGAAGAGAAAAAGAACGTAGAATCAATCGAAGTTAAAAAAGAACCGGCTGATCAGGAGAAAAGCGATAAAAAATTTGCAAACCGAACGAGGAAGAACGAAATTTCAGATAAAGAAGTTAAGCTGATTAATGGAATTCGATACTATAAGAATAAAGAATATGAAAAAGCAATTGATGAATTTCAAAAAGTAATTGAGACTTATCCGGATTACAAAGAGGCGCATAGTATTCTGGGAAATGCATACTTTCGGATCAGGAAGTATGATGAGGCCTCGAGTGCGTATCAAAGGGTCAGGCAACTTGATCCCAAGGACGAGACGGCCTATGAAAATATGGGAGTGATATACGCAAACCGCGGGGAGTATAAACAAGCTCTTGGCGAGTGGAAGAGAGTTCTTGAGTTAAATCCTGAGCGAACCGATATTAAAGATAAAATAAAGAAAACTCTGCGCATGATATAATTGACAAATAATTTTTTTGCTGTTTTTATTGGTGGCGGTTGACTTTTATCTGGTATTCTATTATATTTCAAATTGTCTTTTTTGAATTAAACTGTTTAAATTATTAGGAGCACTCCATGGAAGGCATTCAGGTGTCTGTCGAAAAAGCAGGTCCGTATCAGAACATCTCAGTTATCAAAGTAGGTGGATATATTGACACGACCACTTCTGCTGAGCTTGAACATACTCTGTCCTCAACTCTAAAGTCAAACAATTATAACATTATCATTGATTTAGGTGATGTGGATTATATAAGTAGTGCCGGTTGGGGAATTTTTATCAGCGAAATTAAGGGGATTCGTGAAAAGAGCGGAGACCTCAAATTAGTGCGCATGATACCTGATGTGTTTGAGGTTTTTGAACTGCTCGAGTTTCATTACATTTTAAAAGGCTTTGATACGGTCGAAGAAGCGATTTCCGATTTTGATCAGCTCGCGCCCAAAAGTACAACTCTCCAACCACCTGAAAAATCTGAACCGGGTCATGAAAGTGCAGCCCAAACAGTTTCCAATTCAGAGCCGGATGTTCTGGAAGTTGATTCCGGATTGGAATCTTCCGCAAGAAATCTTGGCAGTATCGAAGAAAAATTACGCCAAATTATCATAGAGAAACCAGATTCAGGTACTTTGCAAATTATTAAAACCTTGAATACCCCGAGGTATGGTAATTTAAAATTCGGTTTTTTTAAAATTAGAAAACACTTAAAACAGCTCAACCTTGACTCTAAGAAAAAAAGAGTCTCCTTTTTTAAACAGCAGACATTCGGTTAATTCCGGGTTGCAATAAATACGGATTTGGATACTTCATCAAACCCGTTCCCGCGGAGCCCCCCACTTTTGGTCTTCAGAATGAATTTGACTTTCCTTTTCTAAATAGTTAAACTTCTTTTAATTCGGCTTTCTCTTTGTCGAATTTCGATATTCTATTTTCCAATTTGTTTTTGAAGTATGTTTATAGATCATGCAAAAATACACGTTGAGGGTGGCAATGGCGGCAGCGGGTGTGTGAGTTTTCGCCGCGAGAAACATGTTCCCAAGGGCGGCCCCGATGGCGGCGATGGCGGCAAGGGAGGAGATGTTGTGGTTCAAGCAGCTTCGCAGTTGTCAACGCTTCTTGATTTTCGCTACCGTCCCAATTTCAAAGCGGAAAGAGCAACGCATGGCAAAGGAAGCGACAAGCACGGTAAAGGCGGAAAAGACCTGATCGTTAAAGTACCCTTGGGGACAATTATAAAGGAAAATGAAGAGATAATTGCAGATCTGGTTGAGGAGGGTCAAAGTGTAATAGTTGCCAAAGGTGGGCGCGGCGGCCGGGGAAACGCACGTTTTGTCAGCTCGACCACCCAGGCGCCGCGCGACTGGGAACCCGGGGAATTTGGGGAGGAAAAAATTCTGGAGTTGGAACTCAAGCTGATTGCCGATGTCGGGTTAGTTGGTTTGCCAAATGCGGGTAAATCAACTTTGATTTCAAAGCTCTCTGCGGCCAGGCCAAAAATTGCCGACTACCCGTTTACCACGCTTAAACCGAATCTTGGAATCGTTAAATATCGGGATACCGGAACCTTCGTCGTTGCCGATATTCCCGGCATTATTGAGGGCGCTCATTTTGGAAAAGGCCTGGGTCTTGAATTTCTGCGTCATATTGAAAGAACTAAACTCCTGTTGATTTTGGTTGATTGCACCAGTGAAGATTTGAATCAAGAGTTCTCAGTCTTGTTGGATGAATTGAAAAAGTACAACCCCGAATTGCTGAAAAGGCCTCGGTTTGCTTTGTTAACAAAAATTGATTTGTCTCCCGATAAAGATTTTGGTGAGTTCGTGAAAGCTGCCGGGATGCCGGTTTTAAAGATTTCAAGCGTGGCTGATATGGGACTTTCGGAACTCAAAGACTTGATTTGGGACGAACTTCAAAAGATGTCGTCTTTTTAAAAATAATACTGCAAAAAAGCAAAGTAACTCGTTTGCTGGAAACCAAATTCGCTGTCATTTGCGCCATTTAAAAAATAAACACTCGCCGCGATTTCTAAATTGGTTGCCAGAGAATAAGTCATGGCCGGGCCAACCAGAGAGCTTCTGTCATTTAAATTAAAAATGCTGTAGATATTTAATCCAAGAAGCGGCGTTACCGATTTGATTACCGAAGCTGCAAAATAGTGCTTTGCCAAATTAAATATCCGGCCCGATAGCAAGTCGTCAATAAAAAGAGGATAGTCTTTTTTGTTTGTGGTGCCCTGACCGTTGAAATAAAACTCGATGAAAGCGTAAAAGTCATGCGGAAAGCTGTAATCGGCGTTTAATATGGCACGAAAAAAATTGGAGTCTCTTTCCTTCCAGGTATAAGCAAATTCTCCACGAAAGCCGCCGCCGCCGATGTAACCGGCAAAATCCCCACCAATGACTCTATCTTTTTGAAACTCACCCGCCATTATTGAGAAATCGTAACTGCCGAGATTGCTGCCTAAGCGAACT
Proteins encoded:
- a CDS encoding SpoIIE family protein phosphatase is translated as MFKGVEKEQLKVPAHIDYLGDLRDFVVRIGRKHGFSDKHINAFKLSVDEAATNIIRHAYRESDDQGLITIRALVKKNSLTLSLIDQGIYFDPKRVKNPDLNRYVDIGKKGGLGIFIMRKLMDKIDYRKTEEGNELRITKFYQTPEKGKILSAVSIPSSIKVKYFLRTIAIITLLITLGYLYFFVNSDDTLISQFIDDARSTNTNLINRIRAIPPKTFFLLTDVPPIEEEYKERILQISIVDNTIGRIAYSSNLNEYDKPFSRPDSEQIEDKVFKYKLPNGISVYEFENTVLIKDTDGTEIFKGTSHIYFSSENTLARISSKRRNDLKLALFILGLSGAGVFLLIYVVMNPFRKLSEWVTNLGSEGIEDDIDIDASGELGEIAKAFTDITHKFRESQKNLADQERLKKEMQVAQEIQQTLLPMDFPDLDGYELSAYYEAAKEVGGDYYDFVEVDKDTLGIAVADVSGKGVPGSLVMAMIRQTLRTESRGLKDAAEVLSRVNSFIVDDIKKGMFVTVFYLIIDTKTRSLNYASAGHNPMILYRASTKQTYYLNPKGFPIGVQLPEKDFFKKYIESDTIKLAKDDILLVYTDGITEAMNSKRELFGEERLQKALHKYGHLDAAEFVEKLKDSIYSFTEGNPQYDDITLVAIKEKSTLEEAELRRAKEAYQLISDGMSIREACETVNMTTYAYYNKYKKVFDEEGTDAFEITDETISVEAKHASIEEKTKIFDIIANHPEFGAGRIREELNTEKYNFTEMTEKRIYDELVRNRLNTRQLREAFVNKAAKGKRRLKPPGTPLMTLDGRIILKKHEEQSPSARPLQVIDELKETSDKSQVLPENGPGTSPVGDIPKEAPQENRDQAPADSASSNLEFDSLLVPSIDEYLSQGGSDEIEEPPGDVEQAEQTADSPLDSNQSEETHASIEEILDTSTQESFSDFYDEQTEVGQSEIVEPESTPSTVEFSFEELFEGGTILSEQGFDSKDEQAPKIEDSEFEEGPAGELQEPETEDEKVSVTASSIDELLTHETETVMEETASETGDELEPEFEQAKSVPVDEENVSFSDLIQALDDEIVYVSEAPNSNSGKMLTEEKKNVESIEVKKEPADQEKSDKKFANRTRKNEISDKEVKLINGIRYYKNKEYEKAIDEFQKVIETYPDYKEAHSILGNAYFRIRKYDEASSAYQRVRQLDPKDETAYENMGVIYANRGEYKQALGEWKRVLELNPERTDIKDKIKKTLRMI
- a CDS encoding STAS domain-containing protein → MEGIQVSVEKAGPYQNISVIKVGGYIDTTTSAELEHTLSSTLKSNNYNIIIDLGDVDYISSAGWGIFISEIKGIREKSGDLKLVRMIPDVFEVFELLEFHYILKGFDTVEEAISDFDQLAPKSTTLQPPEKSEPGHESAAQTVSNSEPDVLEVDSGLESSARNLGSIEEKLRQIIIEKPDSGTLQIIKTLNTPRYGNLKFGFFKIRKHLKQLNLDSKKKRVSFFKQQTFG
- the obgE gene encoding GTPase ObgE, producing MFIDHAKIHVEGGNGGSGCVSFRREKHVPKGGPDGGDGGKGGDVVVQAASQLSTLLDFRYRPNFKAERATHGKGSDKHGKGGKDLIVKVPLGTIIKENEEIIADLVEEGQSVIVAKGGRGGRGNARFVSSTTQAPRDWEPGEFGEEKILELELKLIADVGLVGLPNAGKSTLISKLSAARPKIADYPFTTLKPNLGIVKYRDTGTFVVADIPGIIEGAHFGKGLGLEFLRHIERTKLLLILVDCTSEDLNQEFSVLLDELKKYNPELLKRPRFALLTKIDLSPDKDFGEFVKAAGMPVLKISSVADMGLSELKDLIWDELQKMSSF